AGTCAAGGTGTAAACCCCTGCATTGGCGCTTACATGAACCGGTGAAGAAGCGTTCAGCGTTCCGGTAGAAAGTACCGTGCCGTTGTTATCCGCCACGCTATAATCCCAGTTGGCACTTCCCGGCTGTGTTAATTCAATCATGCCGCTGCCACTGCAACTGGCTTCGCTGGTCATGATTTGAGCCGCAGGAGTGAAATGAAGAACAAAGCGGTCTTGATTATCTGTTTTCTTGGTGCTGAAAGTATAGTCGCCATTTCTCAGGTTATGCCATACTCCGGCTTGCTTGTCCTCTAAGTATATATACGTAGTCGGATCGAAGGAAGACAATTCCTGTGCCGACAAGGTCATGGTTCCGTTCACTTCCGGTCTCAATCCCATTGGAACAGTAGTAGTCTCCTGAAGAGCATGAAGGGTATTAATCGAATAACCTCTACCGGCATTCAGGTGAGTGAACAACATAGGCTTTCCGACAGCACTGCTCGATTTGTTGGCATCGAAAGCTCCGTCAAAGCCGATGGTGGCATCTGCATTAAACTGAACAGTGGTGAGGTCTTTCATACCGTTATAGTTCAATTCCATCACCAAAGTATTGTTCATATCTGTTCGATAAAAAGTAGTGTTGCTGGCTCTCACTCTTTCGCCTTGATAGAAAGGATAAGAACCGTTGTTGCCTGCCGAAGTCTTCAATACCATGAAAGCCTGGAAAGGAGCAATATCAATTTGTCCTTGTGCGCCCGGAGCGCCAATCACCTTAGGAATCCAGCTACCGGAGAAAGGTCCGGAGGTCTTCCACACCTGCACCTGATTGTCAAAGCCATCGCCTATGCGAGAGATGGTGAGGTGTAGCGTAGAAGGATAAGGATTGCCCACTAAGTTCCATCCCGACTCAATCGGAGTTAAAGTGGATTGAAGCGTAGCTACCGGAATGCTGCCTTTATTATTCATACCGCTGATGGATATGTTTCCGGTATTAGGAACTCCGGTAACCGTTTTAATACTATTGCCGGCCAAGTAGGCAGAATAGCCCTTTCCGTTTTCCATATTTCCTTGGCTCTTCACCATCCAGTTGCCCAATTTGCAGGCACCCGGTGCCTGATGGTCATCATCATAAGCAAAGATAGAGCCATAGACCGTAGTCTTCGCGCTTTGTGATTCATCACAGTTGGCGGTAGGGGTAATAAACGAACCATCCGGTCCGCTGGCACCTATCTGACTGAGTGCCGGAGTACTGACTGGTGAACTGATATAGTGTTGGTTGTATCCACGAATCGGAACAAAGCGATCGGCCAGAATGCTGCCGGTCAGGTTGCCGGTGAAGCCGGAAGTAAAGTCATCAATATAAGCACAGTGCGTATCAGAAGTAGAGCGCAGACGCAGACTGCTGCCGCCGTCTATCAACAAGTTGCCGGACGCTAAATGCAATCCTTTATTGATAGAAACACTCGCCGCATTGATCAGCGATACATCGCCGTCGCCGGCCACACTGTTGTTGAAAATTCTAAGAATATCAAATTGAGTGCTGCCCTCAATTGTTTGAGCTGCTGTGCCTAGCATAATCACCTCTCCGTTGCCCAGACTCAAAGTCTTCGAGCCGGTTCCTCCGTTCCAGTTGCCGCAAACCTGTAGGTTGAAGCCATTAGCAGTTACGCGGGCATTGGTTTGCAGGGTGATATCTCCTACACTGTAATTGGCGATAGAAATAATCGGGAATCTTCCGTTGATAGGGTTAGAAGTAATCAGCACTTGCGCCGAGCAATCATTAGGAATACCTACCGGGTTCCAGTTCGTTGCATCATGCCATGCGGTGCTTGTGGCACCTGTCCAGGTGCTTCCACCACCACAGGTCGAAACCGTTACCGCAGCATTTCCATTCATCGTGGCAGAACAAGCCCCGTTGGTGGCAATCACCGTATAGGTAGTAGCCGTGGTTTGGTTGCCAAAAGAAATAGCCGAACCGGTATTTCCTGCAACAGGGCTGCCTACATTCGCTACCCCATCTTTCAACTGATAGTTGACTCCGGTTTGAGAGTTGGACAAGCCAACAGCGACACCGCCGCCGCCCGAGCAATAATTACCACCTCCGGTCACATCATAAACCGTAGGATCGGTACAATTCAAGGTGGTGACACAGGCTGTTACTGGAGACACGTTTACGCTGAAATTATCCAGAATAACATCATAATTATGAGCAGCCCCGCTCGAATTAGACCAGATTCCAAAATTGAGGTTGTTCTTATAAGTAAGAGCGCTGATATTAAACGTCAACTCTACCCTTTCACAATTCCTTGCCTTATCAAAATAAACGTTCTGCGTACTCGTAGTACCATTGGAAGTATATAAGCCACCGCCATAAGACCAATCTCCTACCCACATATATATGCGGTCGCTAAGATAACTGGCGCTGTATGAATTGGTCATGTCAAAACTTACCGTTACTGTGGTCTGTCCGGTACCATCAAACTTTTCTGAACGCAACAGGCTACCTGTTCCGTTGGCGGCAGATGGCTTATTATATTGTAGTGCGTTTCCAGAACATCCACCGGTTGTGATCCGGCTCCAAGTGCCGTTAGATCCTCCCAAGTCACAAAAAATCCAAGGGATACTTGATATTTGGCTGCCACAATAATTGGATACATAAGTATATGAATCGAAATTCTGCACTCCGTTGGTGCCCCATGTTGGGGTAAGCCCTACACCGTTAAATTGAACATCTCCATCTGCATTTTTCGCCTTGGCATAAAAGCAGTATTGAGTATTCTGAGTAAGGCCGGTAACGATTTTCGTTCCCCACTGTGCGGCAGTTTGGAACACTTCGGTTGCTCCTAAAGTTCCATTGGCCTGAACATACTGGCCGGTTGTAGAGCAATAAAGAGAGTAGGTAGTGATAGTCGGATTGGCTACCGGTGTTTCTGCTGCTACAGTAACCTGTACACTGCTGCCCGATGGATTATTCACAGTTGGCACCGCAGGGAAATCACAAGCCGTATATCTCGGCCCGGCAATCGTACCCCAGTCGCAAGTTTGTACTCCATCCTTTGCTCTTACCCGGAACCAGTAAGGAGCATTTGGATTATCTCCTGCATTGAAATCATAACTGGGCGAGGTAACCGATGCCTGATTGCCATAGGTAATACCATCAACAGAAGACTCTATGTCATATCCGGACGCTCCTGATGCCGCATTCCAGTTACAGTTATGTGATGGGGTTTGCTCCGTTCCTGACGGCTATATTGGTAACCTGCACCAAACCAATTGGGAGCAGAATAACAGTACCGATAATCTTCTACTTCAGAATACATCTGCATACCATCTCCTGTCA
This portion of the Bacteroidota bacterium genome encodes:
- a CDS encoding PKD domain-containing protein — its product is MPTVNNPSGSSVQVTVAAETPVANPTITTYSLYCSTTGQYVQANGTLGATEVFQTAAQWGTKIVTGLTQNTQYCFYAKAKNADGDVQFNGVGLTPTWGTNGVQNFDSYTYVSNYCGSQISSIPWIFCDLGGSNGTWSRITTGGCSGNALQYNKPSAANGTGSLLRSEKFDGTGQTTVTVSFDMTNSYSASYLSDRIYMWVGDWSYGGGLYTSNGTTSTQNVYFDKARNCERVELTFNISALTYKNNLNFGIWSNSSGAAHNYDVILDNFSVNVSPVTACVTTLNCTDPTVYDVTGGGNYCSGGGGVAVGLSNSQTGVNYQLKDGVANVGSPVAGNTGSAISFGNQTTATTYTVIATNGACSATMNGNAAVTVSTCGGGSTWTGATSTAWHDATNWNPVGIPNDCSAQVLITSNPINGRFPIISIANYSVGDITLQTNARVTANGFNLQVCGNWNGGTGSKTLSLGNGEVIMLGTAAQTIEGSTQFDILRIFNNSVAGDGDVSLINAASVSINKGLHLASGNLLIDGGSSLRLRSTSDTHCAYIDDFTSGFTGNLTGSILADRFVPIRGYNQHYISSPVSTPALSQIGASGPDGSFITPTANCDESQSAKTTVYGSIFAYDDDHQAPGACKLGNWMVKSQGNMENGKGYSAYLAGNSIKTVTGVPNTGNISISGMNNKGSIPVATLQSTLTPIESGWNLVGNPYPSTLHLTISRIGDGFDNQVQVWKTSGPFSGSWIPKVIGAPGAQGQIDIAPFQAFMVLKTSAGNNGSYPFYQGERVRASNTTFYRTDMNNTLVMELNYNGMKDLTTVQFNADATIGFDGAFDANKSSSAVGKPMLFTHLNAGRGYSINTLHALQETTTVPMGLRPEVNGTMTLSAQELSSFDPTTYIYLEDKQAGVWHNLRNGDYTFSTKKTDNQDRFVLHFTPAAQIMTSEASCSGSGMIELTQPGSANWDYSVADNNGTVLSTGTLNASSPVHVSANAGVYTLTLSDNNGYVVMKNIEVGGEQSIVAAFTASNYIAKAQEDITFNAHNADAVTTEWNFGDGSNASTTDATHRYTSEGVYTVSLTVLNEAGCKSVTSQTITITSREATGLANNTSKKLNIWSADNRVFIDFGGQTKVEAEIDLYNIIGQLISSEQFGRSSIYSKEIPNLEAAYLIVKVKNEGVTTTKRVFIGNVK